AATATACGTAACAACGAAATAAacctttgttttttataaCACATTCTGTCACATTTTAAACGCCCTTTGTTtgtggtttaatttttaaaaaataatacctcCACGTTAACCCATCTTCGGATTCATTTTCCCCTAATACCATTAAACAGAAAATGGTTCAATACCAAATCAACTTCACGCTTTGTTGCCTCGTTCGTGCTTTGTTAGTGTTTAGTTTGTTCTATTGGAAAATAGCTGTTTTTTTCGTATCAGTGTttaaaacagtagcaaaatgaATCTTCTTTTGCGTTTAACTAAAAATTGGGATTTACTTTAATGTTTGAAATTCAAACAACACCAGAACACCGTTTGCTGTGGCAGTGCGATTGGTGATGATTTTACTCCTGCATTCTGTTAATTTGTTGCATTCTGATACGAGATATTATTCTGATATATGTCGCACATAAGCGAAATAaagatctttcttttttgtttacttctaGTCGCTTCTACattgtgattttttctcttttgtttcttcataAATTAGCAAATGTTTTATGGCAAACCCGATTTGATGATGGGGAATTGATGGatgattattttgttctaCAATAGTTTCgaggggtttttatttttcacttccaTTTCCTGTATGATTTTATCTTCCCGATTCGTGTATACGATATGCGCCATCAATTGCAATGTGTGTTCTCCTTTCTGTTGGTCCCTTTAAGGATAATTGTTCGCGAAGGAGAGTGGACACATTTATCGAACTCTTCCACTTAAGATCGGGACACAATATAGAATGGAATTATTATCTTCTAAATTCGTCTCGTTTTGCTACCGGATTAAAACGTTAATGTACGAGCTtttgtaacacaaaaaaaaacctccaactgaCACGATTTActgtgacaaaacaaaacaatttgttataaaaaataaataacacaatATTTTTGTCATGCGTATTCCATACTTTGAGGCTTACCAGCATAATAATCCCTATTTTGTTTGCCACAATGATGacagaaaaaagaagcttttcttCTTATAAGAAAAACCTCATTTGTGCTACACATTCGTCTTACGTTCGTTCCCTATACATCCGATTACATTTGGTTATAGACGATAGTAAAAACGTGATCCTTAACTAGTTTCGGTATTACTAACTGctacttttgttttctccctTACTGAAAGAAGACTTAAACGCACGCTAATGCTACTATATAATGGCGGCGAGGCGGCTCGATCGCGATTTGGCCTACAATTGTTTCGCTCCTAACCCTCCTCtgcattgtgttttgtttgataaataGTTCGAGGGGTAGATTCACTAATAAATACGCGCTTCTCGTTGATATCTATTCGTTTTAAAAATGGCCAATAAGTGGGACGGGTAAACTGAAGCCATAAACAACCATGGTGCAGGAAAACAGAAGGACATTCCATGCTAGAAACACTGTATCGTCCTATCACTAACGAATGATCCCACCCCATTTTACGCTGCCAGTTCACGACTCTTCACCATCGGCAGGCACAGGTTGTAGAACGAACTGTCGACAAAGTCTTCCACCTTTTGCCACTTGACGTACTGTTTCGTGTACAGCTCTTCCTTCGTCTTGATGCGTCCGACAAAGTGTGGATCCACCACCAGCAGGTACACGTCCTGGTCGACGCTCACGTGTATACCGGCAATACCCTTGGAGGCCGCATCCATGTCACCACCCATCATGATCAGCCCACCGTACTGCTCGAAATAGTCGCGCAGCGTGTCCGCATGCTTGGCGATGCTGTCGCTGCGTGCGATGTGTAGCACCTTGCAGGACACATCGTACAGCGTGTCGAT
The DNA window shown above is from Anopheles funestus chromosome 3RL, idAnoFuneDA-416_04, whole genome shotgun sequence and carries:
- the LOC125772292 gene encoding probable Ufm1-specific protease 1 — encoded protein: MEEKNLLLNVHSNLEPPKPDGNTFLMRGNYHYYHYGCDGFQDMGWGCGYRTLQSICSWIIENGPPKTASSDEVPNIPTIQQKLVEIKDKPERFFGSREWIGTLEAIYVIDTLYDVSCKVLHIARSDSIAKHADTLRDYFEQYGGLIMMGGDMDAASKGIAGIHVSVDQDVYLLVVDPHFVGRIKTKEELYTKQYVKWQKVEDFVDSSFYNLCLPMVKSRELAA